One window of Marinobacterium aestuarii genomic DNA carries:
- a CDS encoding NAD(P)/FAD-dependent oxidoreductase, giving the protein MIRLTNIKLPLDHDDAALTSAILTTLEISADQLQSFEVHRRGYDARKKSSIVLIYTLDVQTCQDAALLEKFAGHQLIKATPDMTYQYVAQAPAVLAERPVVIGFGPCGLLAGLVLAQMGYRPIILERGKEVRERTKDTFGFWRKKVLNTESNVQFGEGGAGTFSDGKLYSQIKDPKHYGRKVLSEFVSAGAPDEIMYVSKPHIGTFRLVTMVEKMRARIIELGGEIRFSARVDDLQIEDGQVTGLTLADGEQIRSKHIGLAVGHSARDTFQMLYDKNVYMEAKPFSVGFRIEHQQSLIDEARFGDNAGNEILGAADYKLVHHCKNGRSVYSFCMCPGGTVVAATSEENRVVTNGMSQYSRNERNANSAVVVGIDPSDYPGHPLAGVEFQRQLESLAYELGGANYDAPAQKVGDFLKGVSSEQLGSVEPSFKPGIKLTDLSQALPEFCIEALREAIPAFNRKIRGFALEDAILTGIETRTSSPVNIKRGDDLQSLNTRGLFPAGEGAGYAGGIMSAAIDGIRIAEAMALSINNSQ; this is encoded by the coding sequence ATGATTCGCCTGACCAATATCAAGCTGCCGCTGGATCACGACGACGCAGCCCTCACAAGTGCCATTCTGACGACGCTGGAAATCAGCGCAGATCAGCTGCAGAGCTTTGAGGTGCACCGCCGTGGCTACGATGCCCGCAAGAAATCCAGCATTGTGCTGATCTACACCCTGGATGTGCAGACCTGCCAGGATGCGGCCCTGCTGGAAAAGTTTGCCGGCCATCAGCTGATCAAGGCTACGCCAGACATGACATACCAGTATGTTGCCCAGGCACCGGCGGTGCTGGCCGAGCGCCCGGTGGTGATCGGCTTTGGCCCCTGCGGTCTGCTGGCAGGGCTGGTGCTGGCGCAGATGGGTTACAGGCCCATTATTCTTGAGCGTGGCAAGGAAGTGCGTGAGCGCACCAAGGATACCTTTGGCTTCTGGCGCAAGAAGGTGCTGAACACCGAATCCAACGTGCAGTTTGGCGAGGGCGGCGCCGGCACTTTTTCCGACGGCAAGCTCTATAGCCAGATCAAGGATCCGAAACACTACGGCCGCAAGGTACTGAGCGAGTTTGTGTCCGCCGGTGCGCCGGACGAGATCATGTATGTCAGCAAGCCCCATATAGGCACCTTCCGGCTGGTGACCATGGTGGAGAAAATGCGCGCCCGCATTATCGAACTCGGCGGCGAAATCCGTTTCAGTGCCCGGGTTGATGATCTGCAGATCGAGGATGGCCAGGTAACGGGCCTGACCCTGGCCGATGGCGAGCAGATCCGGTCAAAGCACATCGGCCTGGCGGTCGGGCACAGTGCCCGGGATACCTTCCAGATGCTGTACGACAAGAATGTGTACATGGAAGCCAAGCCGTTTTCGGTGGGCTTTCGTATCGAGCATCAGCAGTCCCTGATCGACGAAGCCCGTTTTGGCGACAACGCCGGCAACGAGATTCTCGGCGCCGCCGACTACAAGCTGGTGCATCACTGCAAGAATGGCCGTTCCGTCTACAGCTTCTGCATGTGCCCGGGCGGCACCGTGGTGGCGGCGACCTCCGAAGAAAACCGCGTGGTCACCAACGGCATGAGCCAGTATTCGCGCAACGAGCGCAATGCCAACAGCGCCGTGGTGGTAGGCATCGATCCCTCGGACTACCCGGGGCATCCCCTGGCGGGCGTCGAATTCCAGCGCCAGCTTGAAAGCCTGGCCTATGAGCTTGGCGGTGCCAACTACGATGCACCGGCGCAGAAGGTCGGGGACTTCCTCAAGGGCGTGTCATCTGAACAGCTCGGTAGCGTGGAACCCTCGTTCAAGCCCGGCATCAAGCTGACGGACCTGTCCCAGGCGCTGCCGGAATTCTGTATCGAGGCCCTGCGCGAGGCGATCCCGGCCTTTAACCGCAAGATCCGTGGCTTTGCGCTGGAAGATGCCATCCTCACCGGCATCGAAACCCGCACCTCGTCACCGGTGAACATCAAGCGCGGCGATGACCTGCAGAGCCTCAACACCCGCGGGCTTTTCCCGGCGGGCGAGGGTGCAGGTTACGCCGGCGGCATTATGTCGGCGGCGATCGATGGCATTCGCATCGCCGAAGCCATGGCGCTCAGCATTAATAACAGCCAGTAA